The proteins below come from a single Pseudodesulfovibrio sp. JC047 genomic window:
- the modA gene encoding molybdate ABC transporter substrate-binding protein translates to MKRTTAFTSIIVSLFLIAGTAANAMAQELIVSAAASLTDAFNDIEPAFEAAHPNVDVIMNFASSGALYRQIEQGAPADVYASANPKWMNKAVTKGFVNQADTAIFARNSLVLATPADNPAHIKTLADLTGQAVKSIGIGTPETVPAGQYAKGALTSKDLYATLTPKMIFGESVRQILDYLSRDEIDCGFVYRTDAVKAGKNVTIIEEVPLEKPVTYPIAVLSQSDKQAMATAFVHFVRSDAGADLLEGRGFKRP, encoded by the coding sequence ATGAAACGAACCACTGCCTTTACATCCATCATCGTCTCTCTCTTTCTCATCGCTGGCACAGCGGCCAATGCCATGGCGCAGGAATTGATCGTGTCTGCCGCCGCCAGCCTGACTGACGCCTTCAACGACATCGAGCCAGCCTTTGAAGCGGCTCATCCCAATGTGGATGTCATCATGAATTTCGCTTCGTCCGGCGCGCTGTATCGCCAGATCGAACAAGGTGCTCCGGCTGATGTCTACGCATCTGCCAACCCCAAATGGATGAATAAGGCCGTGACCAAAGGCTTTGTGAATCAGGCCGACACCGCAATTTTTGCCAGAAACTCTCTGGTCCTGGCCACTCCAGCCGACAATCCAGCTCACATCAAGACACTGGCCGACCTGACTGGACAGGCCGTGAAATCCATCGGTATTGGCACGCCCGAAACGGTTCCCGCCGGACAATATGCCAAGGGCGCATTGACGTCCAAAGACCTCTACGCCACACTCACCCCTAAAATGATCTTTGGTGAATCAGTACGACAGATTCTGGACTATCTGTCCCGTGATGAAATCGACTGCGGCTTCGTCTATCGCACCGATGCGGTCAAGGCCGGAAAAAATGTCACCATTATTGAAGAAGTGCCCCTTGAAAAACCCGTCACCTATCCCATCGCCGTTCTCTCCCAATCCGACAAACAAGCCATGGCGACCGCTTTTGTACACTTCGTTCGCAGTGATGCTGGTGCCGACCTTCTGGAAGGACGTGGTTTCAAACGTCCCTAA